Proteins encoded within one genomic window of Acidovorax sp. 107:
- a CDS encoding type II secretion system protein, whose product MTKMQSFRRLGRKVQQGFTLVELAIVLAVIGLIIGAVAIAKDVQRNAEYQKAVNKFAYQWKMAYDQYYQRTGVVVGDCQQAPTYMVDGSETSINNGSACTRAGSMAVPGIPASFTDRGRKICSGQGYAANTVGAGDTTLASVNLRELMTRAGVRMPPGRGEGHEDRFLYIDSNGNPAELQVCFQFNDAGVASGAGNVMVIRGLTPDLARFMDQVIDGKPDSREGRFRIQGRPQQTASTEANAPGTQWEANNTQGVAINVGGNSTQMNTSDARSPVVNAAGNAGGTAGGRTFDEDQVILLTAHWIMEQ is encoded by the coding sequence ATGACAAAGATGCAATCGTTTCGCAGGTTGGGCCGCAAGGTCCAGCAGGGTTTCACGCTGGTAGAGCTGGCCATTGTGCTGGCCGTGATCGGCTTGATCATTGGTGCCGTGGCCATTGCCAAGGATGTGCAGCGCAACGCTGAATACCAGAAGGCCGTCAACAAATTTGCTTACCAGTGGAAGATGGCGTACGACCAGTACTACCAGCGCACGGGTGTGGTGGTGGGTGACTGCCAGCAAGCGCCGACCTACATGGTGGATGGCTCTGAAACCTCGATCAACAACGGGAGCGCCTGCACGCGAGCAGGCTCCATGGCCGTTCCAGGCATTCCCGCCAGCTTCACGGACCGTGGTCGCAAGATCTGCTCGGGCCAGGGCTATGCGGCGAACACGGTGGGCGCAGGCGACACCACACTGGCGTCGGTGAATCTGCGCGAGCTGATGACCCGCGCTGGTGTGCGCATGCCCCCTGGCCGGGGCGAAGGGCATGAAGACCGCTTCCTCTACATCGACTCCAACGGCAACCCGGCCGAACTGCAAGTGTGCTTCCAGTTCAATGATGCAGGCGTCGCAAGCGGGGCAGGCAATGTGATGGTGATTCGTGGCCTGACGCCTGACCTGGCACGGTTCATGGACCAGGTGATTGACGGCAAGCCCGACTCCCGCGAAGGCCGTTTCCGCATCCAGGGCCGCCCCCAGCAGACCGCATCCACCGAAGCCAATGCACCGGGCACCCAGTGGGAGGCCAACAACACGCAAGGCGTTGCTATCAACGTAGGTGGCAACAGCACTCAAATGAACACGAGCGATGCGCGCTCGCCGGTGGTCAATGCCGCAGGGAATGCGGGTGGCACAGCCGGGGGCCGCACGTTTGACGAAGACCAGGTCATCTTGCTGACCGCCCACTGGATCATGGAGCAGTAA
- a CDS encoding substrate-binding domain-containing protein: MNSQLSSFTRRLALSAVGAAALALAAPAMAQANKTVVGVAIPSATHGFTGGIVYWANQAKKDLEKAHPGLQVIVKTAGGAPEQANQLQDLVTVNKINALVIFPFESAALTKPVAQLKAKGVYVTVVDRGLTDTSAQDAYVAGDNTAFGKIPAEYIAKALGGKGNVVAMRGIATTLDNERMDAFNSVLKNHPGIKLLDAKYANWNRDDAFKVMQDYLTRFPQIDAVWAADDDMAVGVLKAIEQAKRKDIKLVFGGAGAKGMIKTLMDGSNPLIQANVSYSPKFIYDSIKLTAEARIKGEKLPANTIIPSVLITKETAKDFYFPDSPF; this comes from the coding sequence ATGAACAGCCAACTTTCTTCATTCACCCGCCGCCTGGCCTTGTCGGCCGTGGGCGCGGCCGCGCTCGCATTGGCCGCCCCCGCCATGGCGCAGGCCAACAAGACGGTGGTGGGAGTGGCCATTCCATCGGCCACGCACGGCTTCACGGGCGGCATCGTGTACTGGGCCAACCAGGCCAAGAAGGATCTGGAGAAGGCCCACCCCGGCCTGCAGGTGATCGTGAAGACCGCAGGCGGCGCGCCCGAGCAGGCCAACCAGCTGCAGGATTTGGTCACGGTGAACAAGATCAACGCGCTCGTCATCTTCCCGTTTGAATCGGCCGCGCTGACCAAGCCCGTGGCGCAGCTCAAGGCCAAGGGCGTGTACGTGACGGTGGTGGACCGGGGCCTGACCGACACCAGCGCGCAGGACGCGTATGTGGCGGGTGACAACACCGCGTTCGGCAAGATTCCGGCCGAGTACATCGCCAAGGCGCTGGGCGGCAAGGGCAACGTGGTGGCCATGCGCGGCATTGCGACCACGCTGGACAACGAGCGCATGGATGCGTTCAACAGCGTGCTGAAGAACCACCCCGGCATCAAGCTGCTGGACGCCAAGTACGCCAACTGGAACCGCGACGATGCCTTCAAGGTGATGCAGGACTATCTGACCCGCTTCCCGCAGATCGATGCGGTGTGGGCGGCCGACGACGACATGGCCGTGGGCGTGCTCAAGGCCATCGAACAAGCCAAGCGCAAGGACATCAAGCTGGTGTTCGGCGGCGCGGGCGCCAAGGGCATGATCAAGACGCTGATGGACGGCAGCAACCCTCTTATCCAGGCCAATGTGTCGTACAGCCCCAAGTTCATCTACGACTCGATCAAGCTCACGGCCGAGGCGCGCATCAAGGGCGAGAAGCTGCCGGCCAACACCATCATTCCGTCGGTGCTGATCACCAAGGAAACGGCGAAGGACTTTTACTTCCCCGATTCGCCGTTTTGA
- a CDS encoding type II secretion system protein: protein MRSLFPVLPARRTRCSPGTRATQGGFTLVELAVVLAVIGLIIGAVAIGKDVQRNAEYTKIKNKFVDQWEQAYNQYYQRTGVVVGDSQTSPRIMVNGAAYVAGGTNPTSGGDMSAAALPPPVCAHAPEADAVIRDAANAFVANTNDLRQYMTRAGIRMPPGRAEGQEDLFVYTDTNGSPQEIQVCFQWNRPSSAEGAGNVMVIAGLTPDLARMLDQMIDGKPDAQEGRFRLRGVANGTPNGPGVEWSANNSYGRGAAATTATGAGNTRDEEQVITLTAIYKMNQ from the coding sequence ATGCGATCACTTTTCCCCGTCCTGCCTGCTCGGCGCACGCGCTGTTCTCCCGGTACCCGAGCGACGCAGGGTGGTTTTACCCTTGTGGAATTGGCCGTTGTGCTGGCGGTTATCGGCCTGATCATCGGCGCCGTGGCCATCGGCAAGGACGTGCAGCGCAACGCCGAGTACACCAAGATCAAGAACAAGTTCGTTGACCAGTGGGAGCAGGCGTACAACCAGTACTACCAGCGCACCGGCGTGGTGGTGGGTGACAGCCAGACCTCACCGCGCATCATGGTGAACGGAGCCGCGTATGTGGCTGGCGGCACCAACCCCACGTCGGGCGGAGACATGAGCGCTGCGGCGCTGCCTCCGCCAGTCTGTGCACATGCACCCGAAGCCGATGCAGTCATTCGTGACGCTGCAAATGCCTTTGTTGCGAACACCAATGATTTGCGCCAGTACATGACGCGGGCGGGCATCCGCATGCCCCCGGGGCGTGCAGAGGGGCAAGAGGACCTGTTTGTGTACACCGACACCAACGGTTCACCCCAGGAAATCCAGGTGTGCTTTCAGTGGAACCGACCGAGCAGCGCCGAAGGCGCGGGCAACGTGATGGTGATTGCTGGCCTCACCCCTGATCTGGCCCGCATGCTGGACCAGATGATCGACGGCAAGCCCGATGCGCAGGAAGGTCGCTTTCGTCTGAGAGGGGTGGCCAACGGAACGCCCAATGGACCCGGTGTTGAGTGGTCTGCCAACAACTCCTATGGCCGTGGAGCCGCTGCCACCACTGCCACCGGCGCTGGCAACACCCGCGATGAAGAACAGGTCATCACCCTGACCGCCATCTACAAGATGAACCAGTAA
- the mshL gene encoding pilus (MSHA type) biogenesis protein MshL: MNNPPFFKPLALVCAALVLAGCASSSPRSASSLPPPDTKAADQMREHAAQEAQRLLVHQQMLLAEINKTAAPPVIAPMAPVFDPLEGKLINVAMSRASISQILSAFADAGNLNLIVDPNVLKGGQLADMHLRQVTLREGFNEVLRTYDVAGEFRGNTLRVNLTEEKFFALNFLNTKTSIQMGSGGNVFGSSNSGSGGGSGSGSSGGGGSGAQQGSLTMAGSGGGSTDPYQEIETALKSVLGDANQDRLAQQQMQQQNLSMTTPGSTPPAWIGGVNPTRPAQLPQAPLATMNEDSGFTLNKMTGTLYVKARPSKMRAVEKMLAQVHKVLGKQVYVEAQLIDVQLSDNFEFGVDWTSLRSRLAAGFGSSPMQLGGSSGSLPNAGTGYPSRAISIPAALIGSVAGPALGVSYQGSNYGIVINALRSFGNLKVLSNPNVQVRNGTPALLSVGTSSRYVSQSASTQTVPGGGASTTSSSVQTDTVFSGVMVGVLPMVRDDGRIELLLNPMQSDVDPASLQLVAVGGDNLVSLPKVSYKGLTTTLNVGDGDVVVVGGLIDQRSSNNDRGAPGVSDVPLLGKLFGNENKVHGSRELVIVLRVRVL, encoded by the coding sequence ATGAACAATCCTCCGTTTTTCAAGCCTTTGGCGCTGGTATGTGCCGCTCTGGTGCTGGCTGGGTGCGCCAGTTCGTCGCCCCGCAGCGCCTCCAGCCTGCCCCCGCCAGACACCAAGGCGGCAGACCAGATGCGCGAGCATGCAGCGCAAGAGGCGCAGCGCCTGCTGGTACATCAGCAGATGCTGTTGGCCGAGATCAACAAGACCGCTGCTCCCCCGGTCATTGCGCCGATGGCTCCGGTGTTTGATCCGCTGGAGGGCAAGTTGATCAACGTGGCCATGTCCAGGGCAAGCATCAGCCAGATCCTGAGCGCCTTTGCCGACGCCGGGAATCTGAACCTGATCGTGGACCCCAACGTGCTGAAGGGTGGTCAGCTTGCCGACATGCACCTGCGCCAGGTGACCCTGCGCGAAGGTTTCAACGAGGTGCTGCGTACCTATGACGTGGCGGGGGAGTTCCGGGGCAACACCCTGCGGGTGAACCTGACCGAGGAAAAATTCTTCGCGCTGAACTTCCTGAACACCAAGACCAGTATCCAGATGGGCTCTGGCGGCAACGTGTTTGGCAGCAGCAATTCGGGCAGTGGGGGTGGAAGCGGCAGTGGTAGCAGTGGTGGAGGCGGTTCGGGTGCCCAGCAGGGTAGCCTGACCATGGCGGGTTCCGGCGGCGGCAGCACCGATCCGTACCAGGAAATCGAAACGGCCCTCAAGTCGGTGTTGGGTGATGCGAACCAAGACCGCCTGGCCCAGCAGCAAATGCAGCAGCAGAACCTGAGCATGACGACGCCAGGCTCTACTCCACCGGCCTGGATCGGCGGGGTCAACCCGACGCGTCCGGCCCAGTTGCCGCAGGCGCCCCTGGCCACGATGAATGAAGACAGTGGTTTCACACTGAACAAGATGACAGGTACGCTGTATGTGAAGGCTCGTCCTTCCAAAATGCGCGCCGTTGAGAAGATGCTGGCACAGGTGCACAAGGTGCTGGGCAAGCAGGTGTACGTGGAGGCGCAACTCATTGACGTCCAGCTGTCGGACAACTTCGAGTTTGGTGTGGACTGGACTTCCTTGCGCAGCCGTCTGGCCGCGGGATTTGGCTCATCGCCCATGCAGCTGGGCGGCAGTTCGGGCTCGTTGCCCAATGCTGGCACCGGCTACCCGTCGCGAGCCATCTCCATTCCCGCAGCGCTGATTGGCAGCGTGGCTGGGCCCGCGCTGGGCGTGTCCTACCAGGGCAGCAACTACGGCATCGTGATCAACGCGCTGCGCTCCTTTGGCAACCTGAAGGTGCTGTCCAACCCCAATGTGCAAGTGCGTAACGGCACGCCCGCATTGCTGTCGGTGGGCACCAGCTCTCGCTATGTCTCTCAGTCTGCATCCACGCAGACGGTGCCTGGCGGCGGAGCGTCCACCACCTCGTCGAGCGTGCAGACCGACACCGTGTTCTCCGGTGTCATGGTGGGCGTGCTCCCCATGGTGCGCGACGATGGCCGCATCGAACTGCTGCTCAATCCCATGCAGAGCGATGTGGACCCAGCCAGCCTGCAACTGGTGGCGGTGGGCGGGGACAACCTGGTCTCACTGCCCAAGGTGAGCTACAAGGGGCTGACCACCACCCTGAACGTGGGAGACGGTGACGTGGTGGTGGTGGGTGGTTTGATCGACCAGCGCAGTTCCAACAACGACCGTGGTGCGCCTGGTGTATCCGACGTGCCGCTGCTGGGCAAGTTGTTCGGCAATGAGAACAAGGTGCACGGCAGCCGTGAACTGGTGATCGTGTTGCGGGTGCGTGTGCTATGA
- a CDS encoding Gfo/Idh/MocA family protein → MSSPQKLRYAMVGGGHGAFIGAVHRKAMALDGQFELVAGALSSSPERARASGAELGLADDRNHGSWQDLLADELRRSAHERIDLVSIVTPNHVHHPVALAFVQAGFHVVCDKPLVHTSVQADELVAAVKKAGTVFGVTYNYTGYPMVREARHLVHSGALGTLRKITIEYNQGWLATAVEEGGANKQADWRLDPARSGSAGTLGDIGSHAENLAATVTGQHPAWVCADLTTFGAGRRLDDDAQLLLRYDSGARGFIVASQVAGGLENDLRLQVSGTLGTITWRQEEPNQLIHSPVDGPRRILTRGSPWLSPAALRAGRIPAGHPEAFIEAFANVYLGVAADIRARQAGTAADPLHADYPRVEDGARGVRFIERVVASAASEQKWTAVV, encoded by the coding sequence ATGTCCAGTCCCCAAAAGCTCCGCTACGCCATGGTCGGTGGCGGCCACGGCGCGTTCATCGGCGCGGTGCACCGCAAGGCGATGGCGCTCGACGGCCAGTTCGAGCTGGTGGCCGGCGCGCTGTCATCCTCGCCCGAGCGGGCCCGCGCATCGGGCGCCGAGCTGGGCCTGGCAGACGACCGCAACCACGGCAGTTGGCAGGACCTGCTGGCCGACGAGCTGCGCCGCTCCGCGCATGAGCGCATCGACCTGGTGAGCATCGTCACCCCCAACCATGTGCACCACCCGGTGGCGCTGGCGTTTGTGCAGGCGGGCTTTCATGTGGTGTGCGACAAGCCGCTGGTGCACACCAGCGTGCAGGCCGACGAGCTGGTGGCGGCCGTGAAAAAGGCAGGCACCGTGTTCGGCGTGACCTACAACTACACCGGCTACCCCATGGTGCGCGAGGCGCGGCACCTGGTGCACAGCGGTGCGCTGGGCACACTGCGCAAGATCACCATCGAATACAACCAGGGCTGGCTGGCCACGGCGGTGGAAGAGGGCGGCGCCAACAAACAGGCCGACTGGCGGCTGGACCCGGCGCGCAGCGGCAGCGCAGGCACGCTGGGCGACATCGGGTCACACGCCGAGAACCTGGCCGCCACCGTCACCGGCCAGCACCCCGCCTGGGTGTGCGCCGACCTCACCACCTTTGGCGCCGGGCGCAGGCTGGACGACGACGCCCAGCTGCTGCTGCGCTACGACAGCGGCGCGCGTGGCTTCATCGTGGCGTCGCAGGTGGCGGGGGGGCTGGAGAACGACCTGCGCCTGCAGGTGTCGGGCACGCTGGGCACCATCACCTGGCGGCAGGAAGAACCCAACCAGCTCATCCACTCCCCCGTGGACGGCCCGCGCCGCATCCTCACGCGCGGCTCACCCTGGCTCAGCCCGGCCGCGCTGCGCGCAGGGCGCATTCCGGCGGGCCACCCGGAGGCCTTCATCGAAGCGTTCGCCAACGTCTACCTGGGAGTGGCCGCCGACATCCGCGCACGGCAGGCAGGCACGGCGGCCGACCCACTGCACGCCGACTACCCGCGCGTGGAAGACGGCGCACGCGGCGTGCGCTTCATCGAGCGGGTGGTGGCGTCAGCGGCCAGTGAGCAGAAGTGGACGGCGGTCGTCTGA
- a CDS encoding type II secretion system protein has translation MNQVFKNLTRRPRSVRQQGFTLVELAVVLAVIGLIIGAVAIGKDVQRNAEYTKIKNKFVDQWEQAYNQYYQRAGVVLGDSQTAPQNMVNGEQFVGGGARSGRNMTTVTPPGAICDKSLGQGMTARAGDRTDLRTLMTRVGVRMPPGRAEGLEDRYVYLDTNGNPQEVQVCFQWNVPLSSGSAANAVGDGAGNVMIITGLTPDLARALDQMIDGKPDEREGRFRRQGVLNNAGGTTPNAPGQEWQASNRDQFGTSNDRAFDEDQIAIVTAIYRMNQ, from the coding sequence ATGAACCAAGTATTCAAGAACCTGACCCGCCGCCCGCGCTCCGTGCGCCAGCAGGGTTTCACGCTGGTTGAGCTGGCGGTTGTGCTGGCGGTTATCGGCCTGATCATCGGTGCCGTGGCCATCGGCAAGGACGTGCAGCGCAACGCCGAGTACACCAAGATCAAGAACAAGTTCGTTGACCAGTGGGAGCAGGCGTACAACCAGTATTACCAGCGCGCTGGTGTGGTGCTGGGTGATAGCCAGACTGCGCCCCAGAACATGGTCAACGGTGAGCAATTTGTCGGGGGGGGCGCGCGGTCCGGCCGCAACATGACAACCGTCACGCCTCCTGGCGCCATCTGCGACAAGTCCCTTGGCCAGGGCATGACGGCCCGCGCTGGTGATCGCACCGATCTGCGTACGTTGATGACCCGGGTGGGTGTGCGCATGCCTCCGGGCCGTGCCGAAGGGCTGGAAGACCGCTACGTCTATCTCGACACCAACGGCAACCCCCAGGAAGTACAGGTGTGCTTCCAGTGGAATGTGCCTTTGTCGAGTGGCTCTGCTGCGAATGCGGTGGGTGACGGTGCAGGCAACGTGATGATTATCACGGGTCTGACGCCTGATCTGGCCCGCGCGCTGGATCAAATGATCGATGGCAAGCCCGATGAGCGCGAGGGGCGCTTCCGCCGCCAAGGTGTGCTGAACAACGCCGGTGGCACCACCCCCAATGCCCCTGGACAGGAATGGCAGGCTTCCAATCGCGACCAGTTCGGTACCAGCAATGACCGTGCCTTTGACGAGGACCAAATTGCCATCGTCACGGCCATTTATCGCATGAATCAGTGA
- a CDS encoding M48 family metallopeptidase: MDAPQNSQPAMAKAPKAAVRGRPAWLDAMLAFAIVLGAGILGWFVWQTQMKPKADPLPMAAAPTPAPAPAPVVVTPAVTETAAPGTASAMPAPAATAVAAAVPAPATAAVPADVTATAGGAPAPVAVSAPAVAVVAAGTPSPSPSTAPMAAPAPVAAVAMEPASPKSVVVASQRSDAATAAAPAATRPGQTRQARSMSRSNAAAASAPASAPVVDDTPVELRFARFVAAMKESRGADAERELAALKERLPAGSLGLLRAQAWFDLRAGRDAAAADGYRAILDRMPGDEEASINLASIQSRQQKPEEARATLDASLRLQPDSAALRAALAQFTPAARQ, translated from the coding sequence ATGGATGCGCCTCAAAATTCCCAGCCTGCCATGGCCAAGGCTCCCAAGGCGGCGGTGCGTGGCCGTCCTGCGTGGCTGGACGCCATGCTGGCTTTTGCCATCGTGTTGGGTGCGGGCATTCTGGGATGGTTTGTGTGGCAAACCCAGATGAAGCCGAAGGCGGACCCTCTGCCCATGGCTGCTGCACCGACTCCCGCTCCCGCGCCGGCCCCTGTGGTGGTGACGCCTGCCGTCACAGAGACTGCCGCGCCAGGAACTGCTTCTGCCATGCCAGCGCCGGCCGCAACGGCCGTTGCTGCGGCCGTACCTGCACCTGCAACGGCGGCAGTACCTGCTGATGTGACGGCAACTGCTGGCGGTGCCCCTGCGCCCGTGGCTGTGTCGGCCCCCGCAGTGGCCGTCGTGGCTGCTGGTACGCCTTCGCCGTCGCCATCCACGGCTCCCATGGCCGCGCCCGCTCCAGTTGCAGCGGTTGCTATGGAGCCTGCCAGCCCGAAGTCGGTAGTGGTTGCGAGCCAGCGCAGTGACGCCGCCACGGCAGCGGCTCCCGCAGCGACCCGCCCTGGCCAGACGCGGCAGGCGCGCAGCATGAGCCGTTCCAATGCCGCTGCTGCCTCCGCACCCGCGTCAGCGCCAGTGGTGGATGACACACCGGTGGAACTGCGCTTCGCCCGTTTCGTTGCTGCCATGAAAGAGTCTCGCGGGGCAGATGCTGAACGCGAGTTGGCCGCGCTGAAGGAGCGACTGCCTGCAGGATCGTTGGGGCTCTTGCGTGCGCAGGCCTGGTTTGACCTGCGTGCCGGGCGTGATGCGGCGGCGGCCGATGGCTACCGCGCCATTCTTGATCGCATGCCCGGGGATGAGGAGGCCTCCATCAATCTCGCCAGCATCCAGTCTCGCCAGCAAAAGCCAGAAGAAGCCCGGGCCACGCTGGATGCTTCCTTGCGTCTGCAGCCGGATTCCGCTGCGCTGCGAGCCGCCCTGGCACAGTTCACTCCCGCTGCCCGGCAATGA
- a CDS encoding ABC transporter permease, with product MPQAPVNVPAENAAAPQAGGSRHAAATAAGATGVSAWWGKLHGLGPVIGLVLLCIAGTLLNSNFATYDNVMNVLTRTAFIGIIAVGMCFVIISGGIDLSVGSMAALIAGSVILFMNAMAPVLGSPMAAVVVGMLLAVVLGAVFGLVHGLLITKGRIEPFIVTLGTLGIFRAYLTYFSNGGAITLENDLSDLYSPVYYANLLGVPIPVWVFLLVAVIGGVILNRTAYGRYVQAIGSNEQVAQYAAVDVHKMKILTYMLLGVCVGIATLLYVPRLGSASPTTGLLWELEAIAAVIVGGTVLKGGAGSITGTVVGAILLSVISNILNLTSIISVYLNAAVQGFVIIAVAFMQRGKR from the coding sequence ATGCCACAGGCACCCGTTAACGTACCGGCTGAAAACGCCGCAGCCCCGCAGGCAGGCGGCAGCCGCCATGCTGCCGCCACCGCTGCGGGAGCCACGGGCGTCAGCGCCTGGTGGGGCAAGCTGCACGGCCTGGGCCCGGTCATTGGTCTGGTGCTGCTGTGCATTGCGGGCACGCTGCTCAACAGCAACTTCGCCACGTATGACAACGTGATGAACGTGCTCACCCGCACGGCCTTCATCGGCATCATCGCGGTGGGCATGTGCTTCGTCATCATCTCGGGCGGCATCGATTTGTCGGTGGGGTCGATGGCGGCGCTGATCGCGGGCTCGGTCATCCTGTTCATGAACGCGATGGCGCCCGTGCTGGGCTCGCCCATGGCGGCCGTGGTGGTGGGCATGCTGCTGGCGGTGGTGCTGGGCGCGGTGTTCGGGCTGGTGCATGGGCTGCTTATCACCAAGGGGCGCATCGAGCCCTTCATCGTGACGCTGGGCACGCTGGGCATCTTCCGCGCGTATCTCACGTACTTCTCCAACGGCGGCGCGATCACGCTGGAGAACGACCTGTCGGACCTCTACAGCCCGGTGTATTACGCCAACCTGCTGGGTGTGCCGATTCCGGTCTGGGTCTTCTTGCTGGTGGCTGTCATCGGAGGTGTGATCCTGAATCGCACAGCCTATGGCCGCTATGTGCAGGCCATCGGCTCCAACGAGCAGGTGGCGCAGTACGCGGCGGTGGATGTGCACAAGATGAAGATCCTCACGTACATGCTGCTGGGTGTGTGCGTGGGCATCGCCACGCTGCTGTACGTGCCGCGCCTGGGCTCGGCATCGCCCACCACAGGGCTGCTGTGGGAGCTGGAGGCGATTGCCGCTGTCATCGTGGGCGGCACCGTGTTGAAGGGCGGGGCGGGCAGCATCACCGGCACGGTGGTGGGCGCGATCCTGCTCTCGGTCATCAGCAACATCCTCAACCTCACCAGCATCATCAGCGTGTACCTGAATGCGGCGGTGCAGGGGTTCGTGATCATTGCGGTGGCCTTCATGCAAAGGGGCAAGCGGTGA
- a CDS encoding sugar phosphate isomerase/epimerase: protein MPRPVTLFTGQWADLPLAELAPLAKSMGYDGLELACWGDHFNVQEALSSPQYVKDKHALLAQHGLQCFAIGNHLVGQAVCDLIDERHQSILPPHVWGNGEPEGVRQRAAAELADTARAAAAFGVKTVTGFTGSSVWHSIYAFPPTTQDYWDKGFADFAKRFGPILDVFEQHDINFALEVHPTEIAFDIASAERAIAAVGGNKRFGFNYDPSHLAYQGVDYIKFIRQFGNRIYNAHMKDVWWGKGDGTVGVFGGHTSFGDARRNWDFRSVGRGMIDFESIIVALNDTGYQGPLSVEWEDSRMDRVHGATESAAFCKRLDFKPAAGAFDAVFVRDKQA, encoded by the coding sequence ATGCCAAGACCCGTCACCCTCTTCACTGGCCAGTGGGCCGACCTGCCTTTGGCTGAACTCGCGCCCTTGGCCAAAAGCATGGGCTACGACGGCCTGGAACTGGCCTGCTGGGGCGATCATTTCAACGTGCAAGAGGCGCTGTCGTCGCCCCAGTACGTCAAAGACAAACACGCACTGCTGGCCCAGCATGGCCTGCAGTGTTTTGCCATCGGCAACCACCTGGTGGGCCAGGCCGTGTGCGATCTGATTGACGAGCGCCACCAATCCATCCTGCCGCCGCATGTGTGGGGCAACGGTGAACCCGAGGGCGTGCGCCAGCGCGCAGCGGCCGAGCTGGCCGATACGGCGCGCGCGGCCGCAGCGTTCGGCGTGAAGACGGTCACGGGCTTCACGGGCTCGTCGGTGTGGCATTCGATCTATGCCTTCCCGCCCACCACGCAGGACTATTGGGACAAGGGCTTTGCCGACTTCGCCAAACGCTTCGGCCCCATCCTCGATGTGTTCGAGCAGCACGATATCAACTTTGCGCTCGAAGTGCACCCCACCGAGATCGCGTTCGACATCGCCTCGGCCGAGCGCGCGATTGCGGCGGTGGGAGGCAACAAACGCTTCGGCTTCAATTACGACCCGAGCCACCTGGCCTACCAGGGCGTGGACTACATCAAGTTCATCCGCCAGTTTGGCAATCGCATCTACAACGCCCACATGAAGGACGTGTGGTGGGGCAAGGGCGACGGCACGGTGGGCGTGTTCGGCGGGCACACCAGCTTTGGCGACGCGCGGCGGAACTGGGACTTTCGCAGCGTGGGGCGCGGGATGATCGATTTCGAATCCATCATCGTTGCGCTCAACGACACCGGCTACCAGGGCCCGCTCTCGGTGGAGTGGGAAGACAGCCGCATGGACCGTGTGCACGGTGCGACCGAGAGCGCGGCGTTCTGCAAGCGGCTGGATTTCAAGCCCGCCGCCGGTGCGTTTGACGCCGTCTTTGTGCGCGACAAGCAGGCCTAG